AGTATCAATATCTTTTATATTTAATGCTCTTAAAGCTTTAATATCAGCTGCATCTGCTATTGCTATGTTTTCAATAGAATCACTAAAAGTTTTTAAATGTTCTTCGCTTTTATCAATAAGCATTAAAGAACAATTCATTTTATTTAATTGTGCTATAACTGCACTACCAAAACGTCCTGCGCCTATAACACAAATATTTTCACTTTTATTTTTTGCCATTTTTTACTCCTTTAATTTTATTTTAAATAAAAAATAAAATAAATTCTTAATATATTATAAATAATATATTATTTTAATTATGAGAAATTGAAAATTAATAAGATGATATCGTCATAATTCTTTATATCGTTTTTTTAGTAATCTTAACTTTCACTTTAAAAAAACTAAAAAAATAAGAATAATTTTTTTTACTTACTTATTAATAGTTTTATTAAGTTCTTTACTACTTTTTAGCCCATTAACTCATCAAGAAATTAATAGTCAATGAAATAGTATTAAATTTGAAGATGCTTTATTTACAGCTTCAAGTGCTTTTAGTGATACTGGTTTAGTAACACTTAGCACTTTTAAAACTTGAAATATTTTTGGCCAAAGTATTATTGCTATTTTGATTTTTCTGGGTGGAATAGGTGTATTTGTATTAAAAATTTATATATTTAATTTTTTATTTTTTGGTAAATTAAGATTTTCTTTAAGTGAAATTAATTTAGCTTCAGCAGAAAGAACTGATGCAAAAGGACAAAGTTCCAAACAAGTTATTGTTGATGCTGTTACTTTTTTAATAATTATTTTTCTTGTTAGTTCAATTGGTTTATCTTTTTATTTTTATTTAGTTCCTGCAAGAAATTTAGGAGAAATTGAAACAATATATCAAAATAATCTAAATTTAAATATTTCCCAAAGTAAAACTTATCAAGAATTAGGAGAATTTATTTTGCCTCATAATAATTGAGCTTTAAGTTTTCGTTACGGTTTTTTTCATGCTCTAAGTGCTTTAAATAATGCAGGTTTTGATATTATAGGTGAAAAATCATTATTAAGTTTTTACCATAATATTGAGTTACAAATTTTCTTTGTTATTTTATTTCTTATTGGTGGTTTAGGTTATCCAATTATTCATGACATTTTTAATTTTTTTAGATTTAAAAGCAAACATCCTAAACGCAAATATTATTGACAATTATTAACCAAAATTAGCACTATCACTTATTTATTAATTACAATTATTGCCTTTTTAATTATTTTATGTATGGAATTATTAAGTAAAAATCATATTTTACAAAATCAAAATGATTTTTATAATAGTACAGCTTTAAAAATTTGAGCCTTATTTTTCACTAGTTTATCAACAAGAAGCGCCGGTTTTGCTACTATACCAATAAATCAATTTTCTCCTAACAGTATTTTAATTCTCATTATTTTAATGTTTATAGGAGCTGGCCCTTCTTCCACAGGTGGTGGTATAAGAACTACTACTTTTGCTATTATTTCCATTGCTTTAATTTCTAGATTAACTGGTAGACCATCTGTTAGAGCTTTTAAAAGAAAAATTGGAAATAAAACTGTTCGTAATTCATTTACTGTATTTTTAACTAGTATAATGTTAGTTTTATTTGCTTCTATAATTTTGTCTACTTCTTCATCCAATTATTTTGGTCGAGCTGATTATGACTTTTTAAATTATATATTTGAAGCCACTTCGGCATTTGGAACTAGTGGTTTAACAGTAGGCATTAGTGAAAAATTAAATATTTTTAGTAAAATTATTCTTACTTTAATAATGTTTATAGGGCAATTTGGTGTTTCATCTACTTTATTAGTTTGAGGCAGAAAACGTAATTATTCATACAAATATGAATATATAACCGAAGATATTGCCATAGGTTAAAATGCTTTTATATTAATTAAATTGTTCATTTTTTCAAAAATAATTCTATAAAAACAATAATAAATAATAGGAGTAAAAATGAATTTAAAAAAACGTGCATACAATGGAAAAGAATATATTTTAGATGAAGAAAATCAAGTAGTAAGATTATCAAAAGATTATCATTTAAAATTATTAAATTCAACTAATAAATTCGAATGTTTTAAAAAATTTGGTGGATCCTCAATAGGCGATATTTTTTTAACTGACAATTTTAAAAGCCATTTTAGTGCTTTTTGTTTTATTGCAAGATTAAAAATGCCTGCTTTACAATTAAAATATATTAAAGCAGGAATAGAATTAGAACCTAAAGTAATAGAATATTTAAAATCTATTTGAGAAAATGAAACAATTGAACATATAGAAGCAAGTAAAGTTGATTATGATTATTTTAAAGAACAAAATATTATAGGTGGTGTGCCTGATGGTCTAATTAAAAATAAAAAAATTGTTTTAGAACTTAAGGCTGTTGGAGCAAAAAAAAGAAAAGAATGAGAAAATGAAAATAACAACATTCCTGAGGACTATAAAAAACAAGCACAATTATATGCTCATTTACTTGGGTATAATCATTATATGATTGTTGGAACCTTTTTAAATGAAAATGATTATGAAAATACTCACTTAGTTGATTTTAAAACTCAAACACAAGGTTTTTTATTTAAAGTTAATCATGAACAAGCAAAAGATGATATTAAAGTTATTAAAGAATTTTGATTAAAATATACGCAATTAGGTATTTCACCTCAATATCGTTTAGATAGATCTGATAATGATTTGGTTAATTATTTAAAATGTCATAATGAAAACGAATGAAAAGAATTATTTAATTTATGAAAAGAACAAGGAAAAATTGATGAAGAGATTAAATTTGAGTAAAAATAATCATATAACAATTAATTTTAAACATTATTTTAATTCATTTATATCACAAGATTTTTTTATTTGAGAAAAAAAAGATCCTAATAATCCTAATAATTATTTAATTCCTCAAATCGATCAAAATAATTACAAATTATTTACTACTAAAAATCATGCAAGAAATCATTTTAATGTTGAAGAAGAAGATAATGATGAAGAAGAAGAGAATAATTTTTTATATGATATTTTAAATAATTTAAATGATGAAGGTTTTACTTTTTGAAAAGATTTAAAAACAAATAATAAAATTTTAAAAAATGATTCTTCCAATAGATCAAATATTTTAATATATTCTAATGTTCAAAAACAAATTTTAGATTTTTTATTAAAAAATGAGTTAAAAAACCCAGCAAAAAATAAAATTGCTTTTATGCCTCAAGCAAAAAAAGTTAATGAATTAAAAGAAATATTTTTCAACTATTACAATAATGACAAAATAGATTACATAATTAATCCAGCTGTAATTTTTGAATACAAAGATAATAACAAAATAAAAGCAAATGATATTTTCTTTATAAAAGCTAATTTTTTTGCCTTAGATAAAAAAAATATGACTGCTTATTTAGTCAAATATAAAAATAGTAATGAAATAAAAGATTACTTATGAGCAAATTTTATATACGAAATTTCTTTATTAGCTAATGTTAAAATTAATCAAATAAAAATGATTCTTTTTGATAATAACAATGAAGAAATTTTAAAAAATAAACTAAATTTAACTATAACTCAAGCAGCTAACATTAGCAAGAATAAAAAAACCATTGATACTAAAAAAACTGATTATAGTTATCAAGAGCTTCTTCAAATAAAAAAAATAAATAATTTAGTAAATAATGGCAAAATTTTTGATAATTTAGTTAGTTTAAATTTACATAACAAAAATCTAACTTTTATGGATGCTATCTATCACAATTCACCTTTTAACAGCATCAAAAGAAAAAGAAAAAATAATAAAACTGATTATCCTGTTTTTTATTTTTCTAATGATCAAATTTTTAATGAAAAAGGAGAGTTTGGTGACTTTAAATCTCATATAGATAAAATTATTAATGGTTATTATTTAGATAAACCTATTTATTCTAACATAAATTCTCAGTTAGATTTAAAATATGATTATCACGAAGTATATGGAAGTAATAAAAATTTATTAAAAGAAATAAGATCATTGCATTTAGATAGTAAATATGAATTCGCAGCAAATGTAGAAAATTTAAGAACACAATTAGATTTTAATCATATTGAAAAATATAAATATAAAGTTGATCAATTAAGAAAAAGAGCTAACTATTTCACTCAAGATGCTATTAATGAACTTAGTAAATATTTAAAAGCTAATAAACGTTATATTTGATATGACTATGAAGGTGTTTCATCTGTTACTCCCATTATTGATGGAGTAAATTCATATTTACAAATTACTAATCAAGTTTCGATAATAGAAACAATAAATGGTCAAATAATAAAACACAACAATAATATTGCTTTAAATATTGTTAAAGATCCTAAAACTATATCTTTAATTGATATAGTAGATAATATTTTAAGCGTTTATTCAAATAAAGCTGATTATTATGTAGTTTTTAATAAAAATTATGAAAACACAAGAAACAACGAAATTCTTAAATTAGTGCTTAATAAATTTGAAAATAACGACAAAAATTTTATTCTTAAATTAAAAGAAAGAGCAATTGAAAATTCTTTAGATTTTGAAAAAATAATTAATCACATAAATTTTAATACTTTAGATTTGATGGATTTTTTAAATAGTACAGAACAAAATATTAATTATATATTCCCTTTTGATTTAATAAATTATCAAAAAAGAAATATTAATGATATTGATAATATATTTTTAAATAAAAATAATACACTTAATAAATTTATTAAAACGCCATTAGAATTTGTAAATAATAATAAAATTGAAAGATTTTTTATTTTTGAATTATTTGGTAAAAAAAGTATTAAAAAAATCGAAAAATTAATTAATTTCAATCAATTTAATGATTTAGAATATAGTGAATATTTTAAAGAATATGCTGATTTAGATGTGAAAAACGGATCAATGGCTATGAAAATAGCTATAGATAGATATTTAAATGTTATAGAAGATCAAGAATGAATTGAAAAAGAAATAAAATTAAAAGAATATTGTCAAAATGATGTTATAGCAATGTTAGTAACTTTTGCATTTTTTAAAAAAATTATTCTTAAAACTTTTCCAGAAATAAATAATTATGCATATAATTTTGAAAATGGTTATTTATTTTTCGATGAACAAACTAAAAAAATTAAACTCTCTATAGAAGGTAAAAATGAAAATTAAAAATTTAAAATATTTAACTTTTGCGCCTAGTGTAGCAAGTGCTTTTGCATTTACTAATGCTTGCCAACAAAATCAAGATAGTAATAATTATTCAAAAAGAATTGAAGCATTAAAAGAATTAAGTTATAAAAACGAAATTGTTAAATTAGTTTTAAATGATGGAACAATAATAAAAAACATAGTTATTACTGACGCAGACGATAAAAATAATTATGATTTAAGCGAACATATACCAAATAATTATGTTTTGCAAAATACCGAAAATCAAAATATAAATGTTAATAAAATTAAAAGTGTTGTAATAAAAGAAAATAAGGTTGATAATAATCTTTTTGACAGACTTGTTCAAGAACAAAACAAATTGGATAAACTAGTAAATAATATTAAACCAGAAGAAAATTATTTAACTAATTTCAAAAATAGTTTAAATCAAAACTATAAAAAAATAGATAGTAATTTAGATCTAAATAAACAAACTGTTTTGCAAAATATATATTTTATAACTCAAAATTATTTTAATATAACAAAAATTATTGAATCAAATAGAAAACAATTTAGTGTTTTTGATAACTTAACGCAAGAATTAAAAACTCAATTACAAAATTTTAAAAATAGAAATAAAGATAATGAACAAATAAATAGTTTAAATGAAAAAATTACAGAATTAGAACAAAATTTAATTTCTTTTGATAGTAAAAAAAATGATTTTACTGAAGGAATACAAATTATCAATGAATATAAAAAAAACTTTGATTTATATTATCAAATACTAATAGAATTTAACAAAATATCTAATAATACTAAAGAAAAATTTGAAGAATATGTAAATGATATTTCAAATAGTTATTGACAATTAATTAATATAAATAATCAAAGACCAATATACACAGCTAAATATTTAGAAAAAGCTATTATAGATTTTAAAAATAAATTTTTAATTTTTGATGAAACTATAACTCAGGAAGAAATTGATAATTTAAATACAATAAAAGAACAAACTAATAATTATCTTTTAGACTATACAAACAAATTAAATAATTATAATAAAGTCAATGAACAATATAAATTTTTAGAAGAAACTATATTTAATTCGATGTTACAAAAAAATAGAATTCTTAGTAAATTTAATGCTTATATAACTGAACAACTGGATAATTTTACACAAGAAACTTATTTTTTATTAATTGAAAATAATAAAATTTTATCATTTGATGATGAACAAATTGATCAAATGACACTAGAAGTAGAAAAAATTATTCAAGAATATAACAATAAACTTTTAACTTTAAATAATCAAATTTTATTTTCAATAATTGAAGAAGCAAATAAATTAGTTAATTATTATTTAAAAACTTATGAAAATACTAAAAATGTGCAAATTAAAAATGTTTTAAACATCATGCAAAATTTACAAATTGTAATAAATAATCCTAATCTAGTAGATAATATTGATAATATAGTTAATTCCTCAGCTGCAATTTTAAGTCAAATTCAAACAGGACAACAATTAATTCAAAATTTATTAAATGATTCAACAAATAATTAGCTTTATTAATCTTAAATTTTATCTTTTTGCTATAATTAACACGTTATATATTTACGCGTAAATTTATAAAAGGAGGACAGTAAAATGGCTATCGTTCCAAAACGTAAAACATCTAAACAACGTAAACATAAAAGACGTACACATGATGCTTTACCTGTTCAAAATTTAATTTCATGTAGCAATTGTTCAAACATGATTCAACAACATGTAGTATGTTATGTTTGCGGTTTTTATAAAGGTAAAAAAGTACAAGGCTACAAGAGTTTAGACGATCGTAAAAAAGCTGAATAATAAAAAATAACACTATTTTATATATAGTGTTATTTTTTATTATATTAATTTAAACCAACTAAAACGCCTTTATTTACAAATGTTTCATTGCCATTACCTCATATTAATTCAGGTAGATTCGGATAATCTATAAACGGATTTCTTAATCCTTCATTTTCATTAACATTTGTATTTTTATTACTAAAATATTTTGATATAACATTATTTCGTTTAATTTCAAATTTTTCTACTTGATCTTTATTCGCTCATTCCAAATAAGTATTTAAATAATGTTCTTGAAAAAAAGGAAAAGCATTACTAAAAACTTGTGAACCTTTTTGAGCATAACCATTACCATGTGTTAATTGAAAGTAGAAATATATTCTAGCTACATTACCTTTAAAACCATCTATTGGTTCAGCAGCAACTTTATCTTTTACTTTAGTTCCATTTAAAGAAACAAAAGTTGGTTTATCAACATTATCATGTGGATCATTACCTCTTCTAGCATTAACTACTTCATCAGTAGGTAAAACAAAATGAGGATCATGTCTAGTTGGAACATCACGATTAAATCATGATTGTGGTATAACATGTTCTCTATTAAATCTTGAACCTTCGCCATTTTGTAATTTTTTTCCAGTTACTACACCGCCGCCATATGAGGTTGATCTACCGTGAAAATTATTAACATTATAAGAATAAGGATCTTCACCATTTGGATTTTCACTATAAATATCAACTATAGTACCGTCGTTTTCAAATTCTTGATCAATATCAGATTGTCTATAAATATCATAAAGGTCAGAATATGAGCCTATTTGATTTCTTTTATTTTTTTGAATTTTTACTAATTCATTTCATAATTCTATACCTCTTTTACCTTCAGCTGAAGCATAGTAATTATTTGTATTATCATAAATGTATTTAGATAAAATTTCATTTGATTTATTTATAGAGTTTGTTTCTGATTTTTTATCAGAGGTTTCGCCTGTTGAAGGGGTTTCGCCTGTTGAAGGGGTTTCGCCTGTTGAAGGGGTTTCGCCTGTTGAAGGGGTTTCGCCTGTTGAAGGGGTTTCGCCTGTTGAAGGGGTTTCGCCTGTTGAAGGGGTTTCGCCTGTTGAAGGGGTTTCGCCTGTTGAAGGGGTTTCGCCTGTTGAAGGGGTTTCGCCTGTTGAAGGGGTTTCGCCTGTTGAAGGGGTTTCGCCTGTTGAAGGGGTTTCGCCTGTTGAAGGGGTTTCGCCTGTTGAAGGGGTTTCGCCTGTTGAAGGGGTTTCGCCTGTTGAAGGGGTTTCGCCTGTTGAAGGGGTTTCGCCTGTTGAAGGGGTTGTTGTTTTTACTTCAGTTTCACAAGCTGCTGCAAAAACAGGCACAAAACTTAATGTAGCTGGTAAAATTAATAATAATTTTTTAAATTTATTTTTTATCATAGCATAATAATTTTATTATTTTATATTTGAAAAAATTAAAATATTTATATAAAAAATTATTCTATTTCTAGAATAATTAAATATTTTCATCAAAACCTGAATTATAAAGTAATTTATAATAACCATTTAAAGCCATTAATTCTTTATGATTGCCTTTTTCAACGATTTTGCCGTCTTTTATAACTAAAATTAAATCACAATTAACAATTGTACTTAAACGATGGGCAATTATTAAAGTTGAACAATTTTTTATTAAATAATTCATAGTTTTTTTTATTCGTAATTCAGTTATTGTATCAATATCACTTGTTGCTTCGTCTAGAATTATTATTGGTTTAGAACTTAATAAGGCTCTTATAATTGAAATTAATTGTTTTTGTCCTTGACTTAAATTTTTAGCATTCGATTCTAATTTCGCATTTAAACCTTCAGGAATATCGTCAATAAAATCTTTACCTATAACTTTTTCAACTATTGAATAAATTTGTTCGTCTGTTATTTGATTATTAAATAAAGTTAAATTTTCTCTTAACGTAGCGTTAAAAATATAAACATCTTGCATAATAGTATCAATTTGATTTCTTCATGATTGTTCACATATATCAATGCTTTTTTGATTATCAATTGTAATTTCTCCTGAAGTTGGTTGATAAAATTTTGCTAATAATTTTGCTATTGTTGTTTTACCTGAGCCTGTTTTACCAACCAATGCTACTGATTTTCCTTCTAAAATTTTAAAATTAATATCAAATAATACTTGTTTATTTGGCAAACTAGGATAAGCAAAGTTTACGTTTTTAAATTCTACTTCAGCTTTTGAAATTTTTAATTCTCTTAATTCATTTTCTTTTTTATCTGGTAAATTTAAAATTTTTTCTACTCTAGAAATACCGCTTAAACCTAATTGAATACTATTAACTATTTCTAGAATTTGAGAAATGTTATCAGTTAAATTAGTAATGTAAATTGATAAAGAAATTAAAACGCCAGTTTTTAACTCTGCTATTCCTCCATTATTTATATTATTTATTAAGAAATAAACACCTAAACCAATAATAGTAATTAAATTAATAAACTTTATAAAATGCAAAAAAGGAAAAGTAAAAGATATATTTTTAGCCGCATTAAAATCAGGTTTAATCATTGCCTTGTTATATTTATCAAAAATATCAATTATTTTATTTTCTTGATTGTGTAAACGAATTAAAGATAAAGCATTTAAAATTTCTTCAAGATAAGCATTAAAATCAGCTAAAGTATTTTGTTGTTTTAAAAAGTGTTTTTGGTTATTTTTTATAAATAAATACAAAATAAAAGTAGATAAAGGAATTAAAAATAATGTTATCAAACCTAAAAAAGGAGCATAAAGAAAAATAAAAATAAAAATAATTAAAAATTGAAAAAATATATTAATAAAATTAGTTAACATATCGATTAATGACTGCAATATATTATTAATATCATTAATTAAAGTTGACATTAAATTACCAATTTTTTGTGTATCAAAATAACTAATAGACATAGATTGTATTTTTTGATAAGTTTGAACACGTAAATTAAAAATCATATTTATAACTGTTTTA
Above is a window of Mycoplasma sp. 1018B DNA encoding:
- a CDS encoding TrkH family potassium uptake protein, with the protein product MRNWKLIRWYRHNSLYRFFSNLNFHFKKTKKIRIIFFTYLLIVLLSSLLLFSPLTHQEINSQWNSIKFEDALFTASSAFSDTGLVTLSTFKTWNIFGQSIIAILIFLGGIGVFVLKIYIFNFLFFGKLRFSLSEINLASAERTDAKGQSSKQVIVDAVTFLIIIFLVSSIGLSFYFYLVPARNLGEIETIYQNNLNLNISQSKTYQELGEFILPHNNWALSFRYGFFHALSALNNAGFDIIGEKSLLSFYHNIELQIFFVILFLIGGLGYPIIHDIFNFFRFKSKHPKRKYYWQLLTKISTITYLLITIIAFLIILCMELLSKNHILQNQNDFYNSTALKIWALFFTSLSTRSAGFATIPINQFSPNSILILIILMFIGAGPSSTGGGIRTTTFAIISIALISRLTGRPSVRAFKRKIGNKTVRNSFTVFLTSIMLVLFASIILSTSSSNYFGRADYDFLNYIFEATSAFGTSGLTVGISEKLNIFSKIILTLIMFIGQFGVSSTLLVWGRKRNYSYKYEYITEDIAIG
- a CDS encoding MAGa7180 family putative nuclease — protein: MNLKKRAYNGKEYILDEENQVVRLSKDYHLKLLNSTNKFECFKKFGGSSIGDIFLTDNFKSHFSAFCFIARLKMPALQLKYIKAGIELEPKVIEYLKSIWENETIEHIEASKVDYDYFKEQNIIGGVPDGLIKNKKIVLELKAVGAKKRKEWENENNNIPEDYKKQAQLYAHLLGYNHYMIVGTFLNENDYENTHLVDFKTQTQGFLFKVNHEQAKDDIKVIKEFWLKYTQLGISPQYRLDRSDNDLVNYLKCHNENEWKELFNLWKEQGKIDEEIKFE
- a CDS encoding DUF2779 domain-containing protein, with translation MKRLNLSKNNHITINFKHYFNSFISQDFFIWEKKDPNNPNNYLIPQIDQNNYKLFTTKNHARNHFNVEEEDNDEEEENNFLYDILNNLNDEGFTFWKDLKTNNKILKNDSSNRSNILIYSNVQKQILDFLLKNELKNPAKNKIAFMPQAKKVNELKEIFFNYYNNDKIDYIINPAVIFEYKDNNKIKANDIFFIKANFFALDKKNMTAYLVKYKNSNEIKDYLWANFIYEISLLANVKINQIKMILFDNNNEEILKNKLNLTITQAANISKNKKTIDTKKTDYSYQELLQIKKINNLVNNGKIFDNLVSLNLHNKNLTFMDAIYHNSPFNSIKRKRKNNKTDYPVFYFSNDQIFNEKGEFGDFKSHIDKIINGYYLDKPIYSNINSQLDLKYDYHEVYGSNKNLLKEIRSLHLDSKYEFAANVENLRTQLDFNHIEKYKYKVDQLRKRANYFTQDAINELSKYLKANKRYIWYDYEGVSSVTPIIDGVNSYLQITNQVSIIETINGQIIKHNNNIALNIVKDPKTISLIDIVDNILSVYSNKADYYVVFNKNYENTRNNEILKLVLNKFENNDKNFILKLKERAIENSLDFEKIINHINFNTLDLMDFLNSTEQNINYIFPFDLINYQKRNINDIDNIFLNKNNTLNKFIKTPLEFVNNNKIERFFIFELFGKKSIKKIEKLINFNQFNDLEYSEYFKEYADLDVKNGSMAMKIAIDRYLNVIEDQEWIEKEIKLKEYCQNDVIAMLVTFAFFKKIILKTFPEINNYAYNFENGYLFFDEQTKKIKLSIEGKNEN
- the rpmF gene encoding 50S ribosomal protein L32, with protein sequence MAIVPKRKTSKQRKHKRRTHDALPVQNLISCSNCSNMIQQHVVCYVCGFYKGKKVQGYKSLDDRKKAE
- a CDS encoding endonuclease; its protein translation is MNKSNEILSKYIYDNTNNYYASAEGKRGIELWNELVKIQKNKRNQIGSYSDLYDIYRQSDIDQEFENDGTIVDIYSENPNGEDPYSYNVNNFHGRSTSYGGGVVTGKKLQNGEGSRFNREHVIPQSWFNRDVPTRHDPHFVLPTDEVVNARRGNDPHDNVDKPTFVSLNGTKVKDKVAAEPIDGFKGNVARIYFYFQLTHGNGYAQKGSQVFSNAFPFFQEHYLNTYLEWANKDQVEKFEIKRNNVISKYFSNKNTNVNENEGLRNPFIDYPNLPELIWGNGNETFVNKGVLVGLN
- a CDS encoding DUF4573 domain-containing protein → MYLDKISFDLFIEFVSDFLSEVSPVEGVSPVEGVSPVEGVSPVEGVSPVEGVSPVEGVSPVEGVSPVEGVSPVEGVSPVEGVSPVEGVSPVEGVSPVEGVSPVEGVSPVEGVSPVEGVSPVEGVSPVEGVSPVEGVVVFTSVSQAAAKTGTKLNVAGKINNNFLNLFFIIA
- a CDS encoding ABC transporter ATP-binding protein, which encodes MARFAYMQFNSKKEKLSFKEFIRFMKKINLSWKQWLIIIFLGLLIPLSSTLATWLIGYIIDNFFNLANFSFQDFDFTLFFILILLLTTNYIIFKLMLIYQRRLINKTVINMIFNLRVQTYQKIQSMSISYFDTQKIGNLMSTLINDINNILQSLIDMLTNFINIFFQFLIIFIFIFLYAPFLGLITLFLIPLSTFILYLFIKNNQKHFLKQQNTLADFNAYLEEILNALSLIRLHNQENKIIDIFDKYNKAMIKPDFNAAKNISFTFPFLHFIKFINLITIIGLGVYFLINNINNGGIAELKTGVLISLSIYITNLTDNISQILEIVNSIQLGLSGISRVEKILNLPDKKENELRELKISKAEVEFKNVNFAYPSLPNKQVLFDINFKILEGKSVALVGKTGSGKTTIAKLLAKFYQPTSGEITIDNQKSIDICEQSWRNQIDTIMQDVYIFNATLRENLTLFNNQITDEQIYSIVEKVIGKDFIDDIPEGLNAKLESNAKNLSQGQKQLISIIRALLSSKPIIILDEATSDIDTITELRIKKTMNYLIKNCSTLIIAHRLSTIVNCDLILVIKDGKIVEKGNHKELMALNGYYKLLYNSGFDENI